A segment of the bacterium genome:
GCGTTGATCGTCATCGGCGAAGTAGTTTCGTTTAGCCGCAGTCTTCGCGAAATTGCTTTTATCGAGAGTAACGTATGAATTACTATCCGGTGTTTCTGGATTTACATGATCGACAGGTTCTGGTGGCCGGTGGCGGCGAAATTGCTTTTCGTAAAGTAGTGCAATTGCTGAGCTCGCGCGCTTCTATCAAAGTAGTCAGCCCGCAGTTGATACCGGCATTGAGGCGCCTTGTGCAAAAGGATCTGGTCAGTTATCGAAAGGGCGAGTTCAATGTCAAAGACATGGATGATGCATGGCTCGTGGTTGTCGCGACCGGTGATCCACGACTGAACCGGCGCATCGCGCGTTTCGCAGAACAGCGTCATATATTTTGTAACGTTGTGGACAAGACCCGGCTGTGTACATTCATCGCGCCGGCCATCGTTGAACGCGGAAAAGTAATGGTTGCCGTCTCTACCAGC
Coding sequences within it:
- a CDS encoding bifunctional precorrin-2 dehydrogenase/sirohydrochlorin ferrochelatase produces the protein MNYYPVFLDLHDRQVLVAGGGEIAFRKVVQLLSSRASIKVVSPQLIPALRRLVQKDLVSYRKGEFNVKDMDDAWLVVVATGDPRLNRRIARFAEQRHIFCNVVDKTRLCTFIAPAIVERGKVMVAVSTSGSSPVLAQHIRNLIKDHIGTEYAQFADLMDRWRAKVLRKIPQQKLRAEIFHEMVASDILDLLRSGNTIGAEQRAGEIFRAHIERGSTKILGTGQR